The genomic window TAGAAAGTTAAGTTTCCTCATATAACAACAATATCTCAAGTCACTATTCAGCGTTTAAGCAAAGATACTGCACACTCAAAAAGTCCTCATTAGTTTTTAGGATAAGTTTTTAGGTTTTAGGTTACTGAGCAGAGATCAGGTCTCTggcaaacacaaagataaaacaggaaaagaaagaaagtaggCAGTTCTAAACATAGCCAGGAAAGGTCAAAGTTCATGACAGAAACAAGACAGGAGTGGATCTGTCTTTCCAGGAACAATGGACAGATAAAGTTTGGTGAGTAATATAGAAAGAGTGAGTTACACGTTGAGATTTTTAGATGGTGATGACCTAGTGTGGGCAGAAAGGACATTATATTTGAAATGACTGTAGCAAGAACAAGAACACAAGAACACCCATTAGAGAGTACAAACTAATGACAAGTGGTGATGATCCCACAAACTAAATTACTAAACAAACCATATGGTATAAGATATATTAAAatctacatatttacatttagctatAACAGCTAAACACACTCCACAGATATTATCCGGCCTGGAAATGAATACTTAATCATAAATCCAGTGAATACAAAGTACAACCTCTGGAGAGTGAACACTGCAGATGCAGCGACATGAGATGTAACTGTACTGTGTTATTTCTTTGATTCATTGATGGTTGCGTAGAGGTTACCGGGATCAATGGAGGCTCCAGCCGAAGAGGAGGAAGTTTTCACAGCGCTGTAGGTCACTGcatcaccttcatcatcatctttaactttaactttaacctgaaaacaaacagcaacaaacacaaataacaaaatcaaCCCAACAGCATACGATTAAACAGGAGCTGACAGGAGTTCAGAGAACCCTGATCCTGCTGATTCAGTGACAACATATCCTGTGTGTGAAGTTGACATGTTGGTCTGAAGGTGGCGctagaggaaaagaaagaagttcAGACAGTTTACCTGAGCTTTACTGTTGGTGTTCCTGGTGTAGCTGATGGAGGCGTAGGAAACTCCATCTTCAGGATCAGTCTACAGAGAGAAGACAACATCATGATGCTCAGTAACATGTGGACTGTGGTTTTATGGTTCACATCTTAACTCTTCagttagtgttagtgtgtaGTGTGAGATCTCACTGTGTCCGGACTGGGTTCTGGACCAGACTGAGTCTCTGCAGGATTTAAACTCactgtctgaaaacacaataacacaaaaatacagttcAGTTACATTTAGTCAGATACAGGATCTATGAGGGTTTGTTCAGAGTCACTACAGTCACATcagtaatgtttgtttttattctctttatacaattaaaataatagtGATGTCAGATAAACAAAGATTCTGGTTTGTGATGTCATAAACTcacaatgttttcatttatctgCGTTTTCTttcctgaaaaaaacaaataagagtCGAGTGAAGCTTCATCAGGAAATCAATTTTCATTAAAACCTCCTGTTTCTACAGTTTGATCAGTGAATGTTCTCACCTTTTCTTCTCTTATGTCTCTTAACTGTCACAATGATTATTATAAGAACAGTTAAACATAAAATCACAATGACGATCGACAACcaaactgaaagagaaacaaaacaaaaactgtaacagtCTCAATGggttatatgtgtgtttgctaaATCTATAGAACAAAAGAATGAACATACTGACCGAACGGAGAGGATGAAATATCAGGgattcctgttgttgttgtttcagttgtttttgtgtcctcacctgtttttgctgttttagttgttgttctttcattttttgttgattcagttgttgttgttgttgattcagttgttgttgttgattcagttgttgttgttgttgtgtcctcACCTGAACAGAtgaaaccaacaaaaacaaa from Anabas testudineus chromosome 24, fAnaTes1.2, whole genome shotgun sequence includes these protein-coding regions:
- the LOC113149116 gene encoding mucin-3A-like isoform X2 — encoded protein: MLVVTTCREEAPIYLSVVTMTEHKSDDKVVFFCSVSTHKHCKPSVKWVYDGTGLVTDRKEEKKSETLYYAAVTILDSSFIYTSLKCEVTDPHSKVQQFPFRPQSSGEDTTTTTTESTTTTESTTTTTESTKNERTTTKTAKTGEDTKTTETTTTGIPDISSSPFVWLSIVIVILCLTVLIIIIVTVKRHKRRKGKKTQINENITVSLNPAETQSGPEPSPDTTDPEDGVSYASISYTRNTNSKAQVKVKVKDDDEGDAVTYSAVKTSSSSAGASIDPGNLYATINESKK
- the LOC113149116 gene encoding uncharacterized protein LOC113149116 isoform X1 — translated: MLVVTTCREEAPIYLSVVTMTEHKSDDKVVFFCSVSTHKHCKPSVKWVYDGTGLVTDRKEEKKSETLYYAAVTILDSHFIYTSRYNSLKCEVTDPHSKVQQFPFRPQSSGEDTTTTTTESTTTTESTTTTTESTKNERTTTKTAKTGEDTKTTETTTTGIPDISSSPFVWLSIVIVILCLTVLIIIIVTVKRHKRRKGKKTQINENITVSLNPAETQSGPEPSPDTTDPEDGVSYASISYTRNTNSKAQVKVKVKDDDEGDAVTYSAVKTSSSSAGASIDPGNLYATINESKK